A window of the Bacillus sp. A301a_S52 genome harbors these coding sequences:
- a CDS encoding phosphoribulokinase: MEKLLHKLANLINKREDKIIIGISGHGASGKTTFTKNLVNVLVHDVNILNTDPYIITDVRKYTTIDYEYNNKNYSYKMTACHPAAHNLLALKRDIKMIKEDLDFYTIDTHYIKSTLISSRHHINIVEGMSVAFLDPQLFDLTVYLYTDSETEFIRRGFRDVSERGIDFNYIKQSHEQRRIQYDLFMHTYSKNFDIVIKNSNEEVTLEKYEI, translated from the coding sequence GTGGAAAAATTATTACATAAGTTAGCCAATTTAATAAATAAGAGAGAGGATAAAATTATAATTGGTATATCAGGACATGGTGCTTCTGGTAAGACAACTTTTACAAAAAATCTTGTCAATGTCTTAGTGCATGATGTAAATATATTAAATACTGATCCATATATTATCACCGATGTCAGAAAGTACACGACTATAGATTACGAATATAATAATAAAAATTATTCTTATAAAATGACAGCATGTCACCCTGCGGCTCACAATTTGTTAGCTTTGAAAAGAGATATAAAGATGATTAAAGAAGATTTAGATTTTTACACAATAGATACCCACTACATAAAAAGTACTTTAATTTCTTCACGACATCATATTAATATTGTAGAGGGCATGAGTGTTGCATTTCTAGATCCCCAATTGTTTGATTTAACCGTCTATTTATATACTGATAGTGAAACGGAATTTATAAGAAGAGGCTTTCGTGATGTTTCTGAAAGGGGAATAGATTTTAACTATATCAAACAATCTCATGAACAGCGTAGAATTCAATATGACTTATTTATGCACACGTATTCTAAGAATTTCGATATAGTTATAAAAAATTCAAATGAAGAGGTTACCTTAGAAAAATATGAAATTTAA
- the lepB gene encoding signal peptidase I, whose protein sequence is MVSEVVSWSKALLFAITLSIILSAFVIQPFSVMGSSMEPTLDGKDPDEDNESGDRVMVLKSSYTLGGEPTYNDVVIIDSRLSKERTMKDNLFESPIVRKILDSDYNETNYWIKRVIGEPGDLLEYIDGKIYRNGKALEEDYIKEGMQFPFETIEVPKDHVFVMGDNRNHSHDSRDIGPIPIENVLGKVLFKY, encoded by the coding sequence ATAGTTTCAGAAGTTGTGAGTTGGAGTAAAGCCCTTTTGTTTGCAATAACGTTATCGATCATATTAAGTGCATTTGTCATTCAGCCTTTTTCAGTTATGGGGAGTTCAATGGAGCCAACGCTAGATGGAAAAGATCCAGACGAAGATAATGAAAGTGGAGACCGTGTCATGGTGTTAAAAAGCAGTTACACGCTTGGTGGAGAACCAACGTATAACGATGTTGTGATTATTGATAGTCGACTAAGCAAAGAAAGAACGATGAAGGACAACTTATTTGAAAGTCCTATTGTGAGGAAGATTTTGGACAGCGATTATAATGAAACAAATTATTGGATTAAAAGAGTTATAGGAGAACCAGGTGATTTATTAGAATACATAGATGGTAAAATCTATCGTAATGGAAAGGCATTAGAAGAAGACTACATAAAGGAAGGCATGCAGTTTCCTTTTGAGACAATCGAAGTGCCAAAAGACCACGTTTTCGTAATGGGTGATAATAGGAATCATAGTCATGACAGCAGAGATATAGGTCCAATTCCAATTGAAAATGTTTTAGGGAAAGTTTTATTTAAATACTAA
- a CDS encoding PLP-dependent aminotransferase family protein — protein sequence MIWVPIDRKRDIPFISQVYTQIRTRILQGNLLAGERLPSTRQLANELHVSRNVVLGAYEQLIAEGYIEPHQGSGTFVAEGAYLEQIHNKKNDPFFERDEFADKEDLIDFRSGLPDLQFFPRKIWAKLSYDACMDSPNTVLSYGYPEGLLKLRQSLSRYLVKSRGVQCEPHQLVITSGATQGLALVAKLLLKKDDRILMEDPVTKDIQKILSTLGSILHPIPVDEYGMRTELITPDLHPKCIFVTPSHQYPLGGTLPIQRRIQLIQYARATGCYIIEDDYDSEFRYEGASLSSLQGLDPNHVIYIGSFSKILSPALRLGYLLLPPRLIKESRKIKWFMDLHTPSLDQITLGHFMEKGYLERHIHKMKKIYKKRRNHLIKVMENHFSHQVKIVGHSTGLHLVGEWQHKVFTEDFIKKMGDKGIRVYPVEDHAIKKGKHQNKMILGYGHLCEEKIEEGVRRLAECLK from the coding sequence ATGATTTGGGTTCCGATTGATAGAAAACGAGACATTCCATTCATCAGCCAAGTCTATACACAAATACGCACACGTATCTTACAAGGGAACCTTCTTGCAGGAGAAAGGCTGCCATCGACACGCCAGCTCGCAAACGAATTACACGTTTCTCGCAATGTTGTGTTAGGAGCCTATGAGCAATTGATCGCTGAGGGCTATATCGAACCGCACCAGGGTTCCGGAACCTTTGTCGCTGAAGGAGCTTATTTGGAACAAATACATAACAAGAAAAACGATCCTTTTTTTGAACGTGATGAATTCGCAGACAAAGAAGATTTAATCGACTTTCGCTCTGGTCTACCGGACTTACAATTTTTCCCGAGAAAAATATGGGCGAAATTGTCTTATGATGCTTGTATGGACAGTCCGAATACAGTTTTGAGCTACGGCTATCCAGAAGGCCTCCTCAAACTAAGACAGTCGCTCTCCCGTTATTTAGTGAAATCACGTGGGGTACAGTGCGAGCCTCATCAACTTGTTATTACTTCAGGGGCGACCCAAGGATTAGCGCTTGTAGCAAAGCTGCTGCTTAAAAAAGACGACAGAATTCTGATGGAGGATCCTGTTACAAAAGATATTCAAAAGATTCTATCAACACTCGGTTCCATCCTTCATCCAATCCCTGTTGATGAATATGGAATGAGGACAGAATTAATCACTCCAGATCTTCACCCAAAATGCATCTTTGTCACCCCTTCTCATCAATATCCATTAGGAGGTACTTTGCCTATTCAGCGCCGAATCCAACTGATTCAATACGCAAGAGCAACAGGCTGTTATATTATTGAGGATGATTATGATAGCGAGTTTCGTTATGAAGGGGCGTCGCTCAGCTCTTTGCAAGGTTTAGATCCCAATCATGTTATCTATATCGGCTCCTTTAGCAAAATATTATCGCCTGCACTGCGTTTAGGTTATCTCCTCCTACCTCCACGTTTAATTAAAGAGTCCCGCAAGATAAAATGGTTTATGGATCTACATACTCCGTCATTAGATCAGATCACTTTAGGACACTTTATGGAAAAAGGCTATTTAGAACGACATATCCATAAAATGAAAAAAATCTATAAAAAAAGGCGTAATCATTTGATTAAAGTAATGGAAAATCATTTTTCGCATCAAGTGAAAATAGTGGGACATTCGACTGGCTTGCACCTTGTAGGAGAATGGCAACATAAAGTTTTTACAGAAGATTTCATTAAAAAAATGGGTGATAAAGGTATTCGCGTCTATCCAGTGGAAGATCATGCGATAAAAAAGGGCAAGCATCAAAACAAGATGATCTTAGGATATGGTCATTTGTGCGAGGAAAAGATTGAGGAAGGGGTTCGAAGATTAGCTGAGTGTTTGAAGTGA
- a CDS encoding DMT family transporter codes for MNVMFSAHLKIIFAMAIVGSFVVAGKLLVENVPVFLASGLRFLIAALILVPLLLKIEGIPVFTKKDMKILFLQAISGVFLFSIFMLYGLKYTTAIEGGIITSTLPAVVAIIAFIILKEKLTSFTITGILLAVGGTLVINISGAFSDIERGAAPILGNLLILGAVIGEALFIIFGKSISKTVSPLAVSTMLSVFGTIFFLPFAIYEATSFALMEISLKDWGLIFYSGIIVTVFAFVLMYQGIEKIPASTAGVLTSVMPMSAVLFSFLILKESLSSFHAIGMLCVLAAVCLISFDSKVEEKEETLKEKKIIS; via the coding sequence ATGAATGTAATGTTCTCGGCTCATCTAAAAATTATTTTCGCGATGGCGATTGTTGGAAGCTTTGTGGTTGCAGGAAAATTGCTTGTCGAAAACGTTCCTGTGTTTCTTGCTTCAGGATTACGGTTTCTCATTGCTGCACTCATCCTTGTTCCATTGCTGTTAAAAATAGAAGGAATTCCGGTTTTCACTAAAAAGGACATGAAAATTCTATTTTTACAAGCGATATCCGGTGTCTTTTTATTCAGTATCTTTATGTTGTATGGGTTAAAGTACACTACCGCCATAGAAGGAGGCATAATTACGAGCACGCTGCCGGCTGTTGTCGCTATTATTGCGTTTATCATACTAAAAGAAAAGCTCACAAGCTTTACTATCACCGGCATTCTGTTAGCAGTAGGCGGAACGCTCGTCATTAATATATCTGGTGCGTTTTCAGACATTGAACGTGGTGCAGCCCCCATACTAGGAAATCTACTAATCCTGGGTGCTGTTATTGGTGAAGCTTTGTTTATTATTTTTGGAAAATCGATTTCAAAAACAGTTTCCCCGTTAGCCGTTTCAACGATGTTAAGCGTATTTGGCACCATTTTTTTCTTGCCGTTTGCGATCTATGAAGCGACAAGTTTTGCCCTTATGGAAATATCGTTAAAAGATTGGGGGTTGATCTTCTATTCTGGAATCATTGTCACTGTTTTTGCTTTTGTTCTGATGTATCAAGGCATTGAAAAAATTCCAGCAAGCACAGCAGGTGTTTTAACCAGTGTCATGCCGATGAGTGCAGTCCTGTTCTCATTCTTGATTCTAAAAGAAAGTCTCTCCTCGTTTCATGCTATTGGGATGTTGTGTGTTCTAGCTGCAGTTTGCTTGATTTCGTTTGATTCAAAAGTAGAGGAAAAAGAAGAAACTCTAAAAGAAAAGAAAATCATTTCCTAA
- the nikA gene encoding nickel ABC transporter, nickel/metallophore periplasmic binding protein produces MMMAIHRKKHQAISMVVFLLILSITLLGCTSQSTGDASTSDENINKVTVAWPRDLGEMNPHVYNPSQLFAQSMIYEPLVSYEDGGELKPHLAESWDISDDGKEYVFSLRQDVEFSDGTQFNAEIVKKNFDAILKNVDMHGWLGFIPKIDQTEVVDEFTFKLTLTEPYYPTIQELAVVRPVRFLGEAGFPEDEDTSKGVAESVGTGPWVLDDYKEDEFATFKRNENYWGEIPSVEEIKVKVIPDAETRVLAFEKGDVDLVYGEGVISFDSFIQLESTGSYETSISEPVATRQLVMNTNVEQLSDSRVREALHYGINKEALVEGVTSGLEEKADYILSPNLPYTSNVDVTTIDYNIEKAKQLLDEAGWELPEGKNIREKDGEPLEFDLMFNSAESIQKTMAEALQSEWAELGVKLNIDGVELATQVERFGENEFDMNFYSNYGAPYDPHTFVNIVATEGFGFNEAISAYPNKDEILQQIEDVKQTTDENERQELYTSILGSLQEQGAIVPISYISNVAIYQKNVSNFTFSANRDAHPFEGMAIEE; encoded by the coding sequence ATGATGATGGCAATACATAGAAAAAAACATCAAGCTATATCTATGGTTGTATTTCTTTTAATTTTATCAATTACTTTACTTGGTTGTACAAGTCAATCAACAGGGGATGCATCTACTTCTGATGAAAATATAAATAAGGTGACTGTAGCTTGGCCTAGAGACTTAGGGGAAATGAATCCACATGTTTATAACCCATCTCAATTATTCGCACAATCGATGATTTATGAACCGTTAGTTAGCTATGAAGATGGAGGAGAATTAAAACCCCATTTAGCGGAGTCTTGGGACATCTCTGACGACGGAAAAGAATATGTCTTCTCATTACGTCAAGATGTTGAATTTTCTGACGGTACACAGTTTAATGCTGAAATTGTAAAAAAGAACTTTGATGCGATATTAAAAAATGTTGATATGCATGGCTGGTTAGGGTTTATCCCGAAGATCGATCAAACAGAAGTGGTGGATGAATTTACGTTTAAATTAACATTAACAGAACCCTACTATCCGACCATTCAGGAGTTAGCTGTCGTACGGCCAGTTCGATTCCTAGGAGAAGCGGGTTTTCCTGAAGATGAAGATACGTCCAAAGGTGTAGCCGAATCAGTTGGTACTGGGCCATGGGTACTGGATGACTACAAAGAAGATGAATTTGCAACGTTTAAACGTAATGAAAACTATTGGGGTGAGATTCCAAGTGTAGAGGAAATCAAAGTGAAAGTGATTCCTGACGCTGAAACACGGGTCTTGGCTTTTGAAAAGGGAGATGTAGACCTCGTCTATGGTGAAGGGGTTATCAGTTTCGATTCGTTTATACAATTAGAATCAACAGGGTCATATGAAACGAGTATTTCTGAGCCGGTGGCTACTAGACAACTCGTTATGAATACAAATGTGGAACAGCTTTCTGATAGCCGAGTACGTGAAGCATTACATTATGGGATTAATAAAGAAGCATTGGTTGAGGGCGTGACTTCTGGATTGGAAGAGAAGGCAGACTATATTTTATCACCAAACTTGCCTTATACTTCAAATGTGGATGTAACCACGATTGACTATAATATTGAGAAAGCAAAGCAATTACTAGATGAAGCCGGCTGGGAGCTGCCAGAAGGTAAAAATATTCGTGAAAAAGATGGTGAACCACTTGAATTTGACCTAATGTTTAACTCTGCTGAATCGATTCAAAAGACAATGGCAGAAGCCTTGCAGTCTGAATGGGCGGAATTAGGGGTGAAATTAAATATTGACGGCGTTGAACTAGCCACTCAAGTTGAAAGATTCGGTGAAAATGAGTTTGATATGAACTTCTATAGCAACTATGGTGCGCCATATGATCCTCATACGTTTGTAAACATCGTAGCTACAGAAGGTTTTGGATTTAATGAAGCTATTTCAGCCTATCCTAATAAAGATGAGATACTGCAACAAATTGAGGATGTTAAACAAACAACTGATGAAAATGAGCGTCAAGAGTTATATACATCTATTCTAGGTTCGTTACAAGAGCAAGGTGCTATTGTGCCTATTTCATATATTAGTAACGTTGCAATCTATCAAAAGAATGTGTCGAATTTTACATTCTCAGCCAATCGAGATGCACACCCATTTGAAGGTATGGCGATTGAAGAGTAA
- the nikB gene encoding nickel ABC transporter permease subunit NikB, whose amino-acid sequence MGNYIVKRMMTIIPIFLFATLLTFGMIHLSPVDPAEAYLTAAHIQPTDEILAQKRQEFGLDQPLLVQYVNSVIQISKLDFGVSYVTNKPVWEEVSSRIPATIQLTVGSLIIAILVSVPIGFLAGLKKNSGIDHFSRFLSFFGASIPSFWFGYLLIFFFSVRLDLFPVEGIGTWKHLVLPSLTLALPLIALYTRLLRASVLENLQEPYVLYARARGLHEKVIMGKYLLRVAISPMVTGLGMNLGIVMTGAIIVEAVFSWPGFGRYFIEAIFNRDVPVIQCYVLLSAGLFLISNLVVDLIQMYIDPRISRKGRQLR is encoded by the coding sequence ATGGGCAATTACATTGTGAAACGAATGATGACAATCATTCCAATCTTTCTTTTCGCTACTTTATTAACATTTGGAATGATTCATTTATCACCAGTGGATCCAGCAGAAGCCTACTTAACTGCTGCACATATTCAACCAACAGATGAGATATTGGCCCAAAAAAGACAAGAGTTTGGTTTAGACCAACCTCTTCTTGTACAGTATGTGAATTCCGTTATTCAGATATCCAAGCTTGACTTTGGCGTATCTTATGTAACGAATAAACCTGTATGGGAAGAGGTATCTTCTCGCATACCAGCAACGATCCAGTTAACTGTAGGAAGCCTTATCATTGCGATCCTAGTTAGTGTCCCGATTGGCTTTTTAGCTGGACTAAAGAAAAACAGTGGAATCGACCATTTTAGTCGATTTCTTTCCTTTTTTGGTGCCTCTATACCTTCCTTCTGGTTTGGCTATTTATTAATTTTTTTCTTTTCTGTAAGATTGGACCTTTTTCCGGTAGAAGGAATAGGGACATGGAAGCATCTCGTTTTACCATCTTTAACCTTGGCGTTACCTTTAATTGCTTTATATACGCGCCTACTACGAGCAAGCGTACTCGAAAATTTACAAGAACCCTATGTCCTTTATGCCCGTGCGAGAGGACTACATGAAAAAGTCATAATGGGGAAATATCTCTTAAGAGTGGCCATTTCTCCTATGGTTACAGGACTAGGGATGAATTTAGGAATAGTGATGACGGGGGCTATCATTGTAGAAGCAGTCTTTTCATGGCCAGGATTTGGGCGGTATTTTATTGAGGCTATTTTTAACCGTGATGTGCCAGTTATTCAATGCTATGTCTTATTATCAGCAGGTTTGTTCCTTATCAGCAATTTAGTTGTTGATCTTATCCAAATGTATATTGACCCACGTATTTCAAGAAAAGGAAGGCAACTACGATGA
- the nikC gene encoding nickel ABC transporter permease subunit NikC, whose translation MIARARAIVKSQKVIVFSSLILLVLFFIMIFAPWLAPHDPTTVNLVHKLQPPSLDYPLGTDHLGRCTLSRILYGARVSLGFATLIFLSALGIGLIIGLIAGFKGGWIDQVLMRFADGVMAFPSLLLVLGLVGIWGAGLRQVVLALIFVQWVYYARIIRGVVLSLKEQNYITAAKITGSSQWKIMTKHIIPNVLPPLAVMGTLEMGWAIMHLSSMSFLGLGVQPPTPEWGAMIHEGKSYIRTHPSLMIYPGLMIMLVVVTFNLLGESLSERFGIKRR comes from the coding sequence ATGATTGCAAGGGCTCGTGCCATAGTAAAAAGTCAAAAAGTAATCGTTTTTAGTTCATTAATATTGCTCGTACTATTCTTTATCATGATCTTTGCTCCGTGGCTTGCACCCCATGATCCTACTACTGTTAATCTGGTTCATAAACTTCAGCCACCTTCTCTAGATTATCCATTAGGAACAGACCATTTAGGAAGATGTACATTATCACGTATTCTATATGGTGCAAGAGTATCACTCGGTTTTGCTACATTAATTTTTCTTTCTGCTTTAGGTATCGGTTTGATCATTGGACTTATTGCGGGTTTTAAAGGTGGTTGGATCGATCAGGTGTTAATGAGATTTGCTGATGGTGTAATGGCATTCCCAAGTCTGTTGCTTGTGCTTGGGTTAGTTGGTATATGGGGTGCTGGACTTAGACAAGTCGTATTAGCGTTAATTTTTGTACAGTGGGTCTATTATGCCAGGATAATCCGTGGCGTTGTACTAAGCTTGAAAGAACAGAACTATATCACCGCTGCTAAAATAACGGGTTCTTCACAATGGAAGATTATGACGAAACATATCATTCCTAATGTCCTTCCACCACTAGCAGTAATGGGAACATTAGAGATGGGGTGGGCAATCATGCATTTATCTTCCATGTCTTTTTTAGGGTTAGGCGTGCAGCCCCCTACACCAGAGTGGGGAGCGATGATTCACGAAGGAAAGTCTTATATTAGGACACATCCCTCATTGATGATTTATCCAGGTTTAATGATTATGTTAGTTGTCGTTACCTTTAATTTATTAGGTGAATCACTATCTGAACGTTTTGGGATTAAACGGCGATAA
- a CDS encoding ABC transporter ATP-binding protein: MEEKYQSILRVKDLSVQVKTKDCMVPLVQNVHFEIDQGKVLGLVGESGSGKTVTSMAILQLLDRDNVDIQGSMTLKGKELNGLNNMREIRGKDIAFITQNPMNAFTPVFTVGQQFVETIRAHNYSLTKKEAKELAIDVMRDVNLPDPAKILKNYPFQLSGGMLQRVMIAMAACLHPTVIIADEPTTALDLHNQLLVLRLLDKIRSEYGTSILLISHDLGVIAEMADDVAVMKQGKIVEKTNVFDLFDHPQHEYTKKLLKTRPTLQVQR; the protein is encoded by the coding sequence ATGGAAGAAAAATACCAAAGTATTTTACGAGTCAAAGACTTATCGGTGCAAGTGAAAACAAAAGACTGTATGGTACCGCTTGTTCAAAACGTTCATTTTGAAATTGATCAAGGGAAGGTACTTGGACTTGTTGGGGAAAGTGGCAGTGGAAAAACGGTCACAAGTATGGCAATTTTACAATTACTAGATCGGGACAATGTTGATATACAAGGGAGTATGACACTAAAAGGGAAAGAATTAAATGGTCTGAATAATATGCGGGAGATTCGTGGTAAGGATATTGCCTTTATTACGCAAAACCCGATGAATGCTTTTACCCCTGTTTTCACAGTTGGTCAACAGTTTGTTGAAACGATTAGAGCGCATAACTATTCATTAACTAAGAAGGAAGCTAAGGAACTAGCCATTGACGTGATGCGCGATGTCAACTTACCCGATCCTGCAAAAATATTAAAGAACTATCCTTTTCAATTGAGTGGGGGGATGCTTCAACGTGTCATGATTGCGATGGCTGCTTGTTTACATCCCACTGTTATTATTGCTGATGAACCTACAACTGCTCTGGACCTTCATAATCAATTATTAGTCCTTCGACTTTTAGATAAAATTCGTTCCGAATATGGTACTTCTATTTTACTTATTTCTCATGACCTTGGCGTAATTGCAGAAATGGCGGATGATGTGGCCGTGATGAAGCAGGGAAAAATTGTAGAAAAGACAAATGTGTTTGATTTATTTGACCACCCACAACATGAATACACTAAAAAGTTGTTAAAAACAAGGCCTACCTTACAGGTTCAACGATAG
- the nikE gene encoding nickel import ATP-binding protein NikE — protein MSLLEVKEVYHSYQPKRFLIRKGQSNRVLNDISLSIEQGTCLGLLGASGAGKSTLGKVILGIQRPQQGQVLFQGHDIYQTDKHTQRKLRRDLQVVFQDSYSSFNPRMTAEHIIREPLDNYEKLSVSETKRTVIWLLEKVGLNEDDLKKYPYQFSGGQLQRINIARAIALKPKLIVLDESVSSLDMVTQTLILELLRDLKDDFGLSYLFITHDIKAAFYISDKLAVLEKGTLIAHYESKDQFFKSTHPAVKQMRNAMLAEHPRDRSVTRT, from the coding sequence ATGAGCTTATTAGAAGTAAAAGAAGTCTATCACAGCTATCAACCTAAGAGGTTTTTAATAAGGAAAGGTCAATCAAATCGTGTACTTAATGATATTTCACTTTCCATTGAACAAGGGACATGTTTAGGGTTGCTTGGTGCAAGTGGGGCTGGTAAAAGCACATTAGGGAAAGTTATTCTTGGTATACAGCGTCCTCAGCAAGGACAGGTCTTGTTCCAGGGACATGATATTTATCAGACAGATAAGCATACCCAGCGAAAACTGCGCCGTGATTTACAAGTTGTGTTTCAGGATTCATATTCATCTTTTAATCCTCGTATGACCGCTGAACATATCATTCGTGAACCATTAGATAATTATGAAAAACTATCTGTAAGTGAAACCAAAAGAACGGTTATTTGGCTGTTGGAAAAAGTCGGTTTAAACGAAGATGACCTAAAGAAATACCCTTATCAATTCAGTGGCGGTCAATTACAAAGGATAAATATTGCTAGAGCCATCGCGCTTAAACCAAAGTTAATTGTACTAGACGAATCAGTGAGTAGTTTAGATATGGTGACACAAACCCTCATCTTAGAATTGTTACGTGACTTAAAGGATGATTTCGGCTTATCTTATTTGTTCATTACCCATGATATTAAAGCTGCTTTTTACATTTCAGATAAGCTGGCGGTATTGGAAAAGGGGACACTCATTGCGCATTACGAGTCAAAAGATCAATTTTTCAAATCCACCCATCCTGCTGTAAAACAAATGAGAAATGCGATGCTTGCTGAACATCCGCGAGATCGTTCAGTTACTCGAACGTAG